In a genomic window of Aggregatimonas sangjinii:
- a CDS encoding bifunctional precorrin-2 dehydrogenase/sirohydrochlorin ferrochelatase yields MERNNLYPIFLKTGSLHILIVGGGNVAEEKLTFLTKSSPDAKVTMVSPMFRKATRELALKFDVELITDVYHAKYLMGKHMVVATTDKPEVNVQVYNDCRALDKLVNVADNPPYCDFYMGGIVTKGNVKIAISTNGKSPTTAKRLRQFFEEVIPEDISQMVQNLNEYRKTIKGDFEQKVDKMNEITQKLVEKV; encoded by the coding sequence ATGGAACGAAACAACTTATATCCCATCTTTCTCAAAACGGGAAGTCTGCACATATTGATTGTCGGCGGGGGTAACGTTGCCGAGGAAAAATTGACCTTTCTAACGAAATCGAGTCCGGATGCAAAAGTTACCATGGTTTCGCCAATGTTTCGCAAAGCCACAAGAGAATTGGCGCTTAAGTTTGATGTAGAACTGATTACCGATGTCTATCACGCCAAGTATTTGATGGGAAAACATATGGTGGTGGCTACTACGGATAAGCCTGAGGTAAATGTGCAGGTGTACAACGATTGTCGCGCTTTGGATAAATTGGTGAATGTAGCCGATAATCCACCCTATTGCGATTTTTATATGGGCGGCATCGTGACCAAAGGCAACGTAAAAATCGCGATTTCCACTAATGGGAAATCCCCGACCACGGCAAAACGCCTACGTCAATTTTTCGAGGAAGTCATTCCCGAAGATATCAGCCAAATGGTTCAAAATCTGAACGAGTATCGGAAAACGATAAAGGGCGATTTTGAGCAAAAAGTGGACAAAATGAACGAAATAACACAAAAATTGGTCGAAAAAGTGTAA
- a CDS encoding alpha/beta hydrolase, whose product MKLPKIPKLLLTTFSILILYHPLFGQKLAPKERIQNEPDHIISSKITERDYLIHMSFPENYTINDTITYPVLYVLDGKSTHRYFNAEHIEFKKIQDVILVGISHKANGIASRINRFNDYTPYSDTISDRKFEKKFGVQKGTLKTGGASKFLECVQKEIIPFIDKHYKTNTDRGISGHSLGGLFTAYCFLNSDNYFTRFGINSPSFQLNDEIFLEPSIAKFTNNDPWDISPTKVFISTGENESPELVSNMIKFSLTLKKRNYENVDMDWRIYRNESHTSVVPFSLNGTLTALYGRK is encoded by the coding sequence ATGAAACTTCCGAAAATACCAAAACTACTATTGACAACATTTTCAATATTAATTTTGTACCATCCTTTATTTGGCCAGAAATTAGCGCCAAAAGAAAGAATACAAAATGAACCCGACCACATTATCAGTTCTAAAATAACTGAAAGGGACTATCTCATACATATGTCCTTTCCAGAAAATTATACGATAAATGACACGATAACTTATCCTGTGTTATACGTTTTGGATGGCAAAAGCACTCATCGATATTTCAATGCGGAGCATATTGAATTTAAAAAAATCCAAGATGTGATTCTAGTCGGTATTAGTCACAAAGCAAATGGTATAGCATCCAGAATAAACAGATTTAATGATTACACTCCTTATTCAGATACAATAAGCGATAGAAAATTTGAAAAGAAATTTGGAGTTCAAAAAGGAACTCTAAAAACAGGTGGAGCAAGCAAGTTTTTAGAGTGTGTCCAAAAGGAAATCATACCATTTATCGATAAACACTATAAAACAAATACTGACAGAGGAATTTCGGGTCATTCACTTGGCGGTCTTTTCACAGCATACTGTTTCTTGAATTCTGACAACTACTTTACCCGATTTGGAATAAACAGTCCTTCATTTCAGCTGAATGACGAAATATTCTTGGAACCATCTATCGCTAAGTTTACGAATAACGACCCTTGGGATATCTCACCAACCAAAGTATTTATTTCAACAGGGGAAAATGAAAGTCCGGAACTGGTATCGAATATGATCAAGTTTAGTTTAACTCTTAAAAAGAGGAATTATGAAAATGTTGATATGGATTGGAGAATATATAGAAATGAATCCCATACTTCAGTAGTTCCGTTTAGTCTAAATGGAACGTTAACAGCCCTATATGGAAGAAAATAA
- a CDS encoding sulfate adenylyltransferase subunit 1, translated as MGLLKIATAGSVDDGKSTLIGRLLYDTKSLTTDKLEAIEKTSKQKGYDYLDFSLATDGLVAEREQGITIDVAHIYFSTGTKSYVIADTPGHVEYTRNMVTGASTSQAAIILIDARKGVIEQTNRHFFINNLLRVKEVIVAVNKMDLVDFSEAIYNAIKANFEKLMDKRDYGDQKITFVPVSALKGDNVVHSSKNMPWYTGETVLEHLEGLDMAAVSNVGTPRFPVQYVVRPKTEEFHDFRGFAGKVYGGELNVGDEVVALPSHTRSKIKDIYFYDKKYQTASRRSSVTITLEDEINVSRGDMLVKVDDLPTVEKQFTATVSWMDSQQLTAGNKYVVQHGVNKVLAKVEAIHHKINPDYSGIDENVSALGMNDIAQVSFKLNKPIFYDKFKEHRTNGSFILIDPQSNNTVGAGFIG; from the coding sequence ATGGGGCTTCTAAAAATAGCAACGGCAGGAAGCGTAGACGATGGCAAAAGCACTTTGATCGGTCGCTTGTTGTACGATACGAAATCGCTGACCACCGATAAATTGGAGGCCATCGAGAAAACAAGCAAGCAAAAAGGATATGATTATCTTGATTTTTCCTTGGCAACCGATGGTTTGGTGGCGGAACGGGAGCAGGGCATCACAATTGACGTTGCGCACATCTACTTTTCTACGGGAACCAAGAGTTATGTCATCGCCGATACCCCGGGTCATGTCGAATATACCCGGAACATGGTTACCGGTGCCTCTACCTCCCAAGCGGCCATTATTCTGATCGATGCCCGAAAGGGTGTAATCGAGCAGACCAACAGGCACTTTTTCATTAATAACCTATTACGCGTCAAAGAGGTAATCGTGGCCGTCAATAAAATGGACTTGGTCGATTTCTCGGAAGCCATCTATAATGCCATCAAGGCCAATTTTGAAAAATTGATGGACAAACGCGATTACGGAGACCAAAAAATCACCTTCGTGCCGGTAAGCGCTTTGAAAGGCGACAATGTAGTGCATAGCTCTAAAAATATGCCCTGGTATACCGGAGAAACCGTCTTGGAGCATTTGGAGGGGCTCGATATGGCAGCCGTGTCGAACGTGGGCACGCCGCGATTCCCCGTACAGTACGTGGTGCGTCCGAAAACCGAAGAGTTTCACGACTTCAGGGGATTTGCCGGGAAGGTCTACGGTGGGGAACTGAATGTTGGAGACGAAGTCGTCGCTTTGCCATCGCATACCAGATCTAAAATCAAGGACATCTATTTCTACGATAAGAAGTACCAAACGGCCTCGAGACGTTCTTCGGTAACCATTACCTTGGAAGATGAGATCAATGTAAGTAGGGGTGATATGTTAGTGAAAGTAGACGACCTGCCTACTGTCGAAAAACAATTTACAGCCACCGTTTCGTGGATGGATTCCCAACAATTGACCGCCGGGAACAAATATGTGGTACAGCACGGCGTCAATAAGGTGTTGGCCAAAGTTGAGGCCATTCACCATAAAATCAATCCCGACTATTCGGGAATAGATGAAAACGTAAGTGCCTTGGGCATGAACGATATCGCCCAAGTCAGTTTCAAGCTGAACAAACCCATATTTTACGACAAGTTTAAAGAGCACCGTACCAACGGCTCATTTATACTGATCGACCCCCAGTCGAACAACACTGTGGGTGCCGGTTTTATAGGCTAA
- the cobA gene encoding uroporphyrinogen-III C-methyltransferase: protein MKVKTEKKAFPLFGNGKGVAKLTVVGAGPGDVELITLKAIKALQVADVVLYDALVDTELLCYAPQAEHIFVGKRRGCYSYQQEQINELIVQRAKEKGHVVRLKGGDPFVFGRGAEEMEYAATQGVQVAMVPGISSCLSVPAAQQIPVTKRGATESFWVITGTTKEHKLSDDVQLAAKSNATVVILMGMSKLPEIVQLFQKEGKSNSPIAVIQNGTRADEKVGVGTMASIEREVEQKQLTNPAIIIIGEVVRHREKLMLIQKEYEAVEGFCDGLAGEGQNANEVSVAS, encoded by the coding sequence ATGAAAGTAAAGACAGAAAAAAAGGCTTTCCCCCTTTTCGGGAATGGGAAGGGCGTTGCCAAATTAACGGTAGTAGGTGCAGGCCCAGGCGATGTAGAATTGATAACCCTCAAGGCCATCAAAGCGTTGCAAGTGGCCGATGTGGTGCTGTACGATGCTTTGGTCGATACCGAACTGTTGTGCTATGCCCCTCAGGCGGAACATATTTTTGTAGGGAAACGCAGGGGATGCTATTCCTACCAACAAGAACAAATCAATGAACTTATCGTGCAACGGGCAAAGGAAAAGGGTCATGTGGTGCGCTTAAAAGGAGGGGATCCTTTCGTTTTCGGTAGGGGTGCCGAAGAAATGGAATATGCAGCGACCCAAGGAGTACAGGTTGCCATGGTTCCCGGTATATCCTCATGCCTTTCGGTTCCCGCTGCCCAGCAGATACCCGTAACCAAGCGCGGTGCTACGGAAAGTTTTTGGGTCATCACGGGAACTACCAAAGAGCATAAACTATCGGATGATGTACAGCTGGCAGCCAAATCAAATGCAACGGTAGTTATTCTCATGGGGATGTCGAAATTACCGGAAATCGTCCAGCTCTTTCAAAAAGAGGGCAAATCGAACTCGCCTATTGCGGTTATTCAAAATGGTACTAGGGCGGATGAAAAAGTAGGCGTAGGAACCATGGCGTCGATAGAAAGGGAAGTTGAGCAAAAGCAGTTGACCAATCCAGCGATTATTATTATTGGAGAAGTTGTTCGCCACCGCGAAAAGCTAATGCTAATTCAGAAGGAATATGAAGCGGTTGAAGGCTTTTGTGACGGACTCGCAGGCGAGGGCCAAAACGCAAACGAGGTCAGCGTTGCTTCTTAA
- a CDS encoding HEPN domain-containing protein, giving the protein MQSFRTEIENPIVEKDILELEAKIHQFKEGKLDEEKFRSLRLARGVYGQRQQGVQMIRIKLPYGKVTAAQLKGICDVSDEYSTGRLHITTRQDIQIHYVDLDRTPELWAQLEKDEVTLREACGNTVRNVTASETAGIDVDEPFDVSPYAEALFKYFLRNPISQEMGRKFKVSFSASDADTGLSYMHDLGFIAKIKDGVRGFKVMLGGGLGSQPRHADVLFEFLASDKIIPLMDGVVRVFDRYGERKSRAKARMKFLLKDVGLEGFKKLLAEEEKAVPHKTITIDALAYPKVQVAQAPAPQVKIEDHDAFEKWKATNLVPQKQDGFVAIGIKVLLGDFYTDKARLLADLVENHAAGEIRLSLRQNILIPYVRQELVPFFYSELKKLGFVEVGYNKALDITACPGTDTCNLGIASSTGIAEELERIIKTEYPEYISNPDVVIKISGCMNACGQHNMANIGFQGMSVRTKDKLVAPALQVLLGGGNDGNGNGRFADKVVKVPSKRGPEALRLILDDFDAHGNGLAFADYYAEKGEHYFYDFLKPLTDVDNLTPEDFIDWGNTEKYKKEIGIGECAGVVIDLIATLLFESEEKIQLAEEMSTEGKWAASIYHSYASMVNSAKALLTAEKTKTNTHASIIKDFDEKFIASGRISLTGTFDDLVLQLNKNEPTEKFAKSYLNDAKVFLKSAETFRKQELVEV; this is encoded by the coding sequence ATGCAAAGTTTTAGAACAGAAATAGAGAATCCCATAGTCGAGAAGGATATTTTGGAACTCGAAGCCAAGATACACCAGTTCAAGGAAGGGAAATTGGACGAAGAGAAATTCCGTAGTCTACGGTTGGCACGCGGCGTTTATGGCCAGCGACAACAGGGGGTTCAAATGATACGAATCAAACTTCCCTATGGGAAAGTAACAGCAGCCCAACTCAAAGGGATTTGCGATGTATCCGACGAATACTCTACAGGGCGTTTGCACATTACTACACGACAGGACATCCAAATACACTATGTCGATTTAGATCGTACCCCGGAACTGTGGGCACAGCTCGAAAAGGATGAGGTTACCCTTCGTGAAGCATGCGGCAATACGGTTAGAAATGTCACGGCAAGTGAAACGGCAGGTATCGATGTTGACGAACCTTTTGATGTTTCTCCTTACGCCGAAGCGCTCTTCAAATATTTTTTGAGGAATCCGATCAGCCAGGAAATGGGGCGAAAGTTCAAGGTTTCTTTTTCCGCGAGCGATGCCGATACGGGCCTGTCCTACATGCACGACCTCGGCTTTATCGCAAAAATTAAGGATGGCGTAAGAGGATTCAAGGTCATGCTCGGCGGGGGATTAGGTTCGCAGCCAAGGCATGCCGATGTACTATTCGAATTTTTGGCTTCCGATAAGATCATTCCTTTAATGGATGGCGTTGTTCGGGTATTCGACCGGTATGGGGAGCGAAAGAGTAGGGCAAAGGCACGGATGAAGTTCCTGCTGAAAGATGTGGGCCTTGAAGGCTTTAAAAAACTGTTGGCTGAAGAAGAAAAAGCGGTTCCCCATAAAACGATTACGATTGATGCCTTGGCGTATCCAAAGGTACAGGTCGCTCAGGCACCCGCCCCTCAAGTGAAAATCGAAGACCATGATGCTTTTGAAAAATGGAAAGCCACCAACTTGGTTCCGCAGAAGCAAGATGGGTTTGTAGCTATCGGAATCAAAGTGCTATTAGGGGATTTTTATACGGATAAAGCTAGATTACTAGCCGATTTGGTCGAAAATCATGCCGCAGGCGAGATTCGTTTGTCCCTGAGACAAAATATTTTGATTCCTTATGTAAGGCAGGAATTGGTTCCCTTCTTTTACTCCGAACTGAAGAAACTAGGTTTTGTGGAAGTGGGGTATAACAAAGCGTTGGACATTACCGCCTGCCCCGGTACCGACACCTGTAATCTGGGTATTGCCAGTAGCACGGGAATCGCGGAGGAATTGGAGCGTATTATCAAAACGGAATACCCGGAATATATCAGCAATCCCGATGTGGTCATTAAGATCAGTGGCTGCATGAATGCCTGTGGTCAGCATAACATGGCTAATATCGGCTTTCAGGGTATGAGTGTTCGGACGAAGGACAAATTGGTGGCTCCGGCATTGCAAGTCTTACTCGGTGGAGGCAATGATGGCAACGGAAATGGCCGTTTCGCCGACAAGGTGGTCAAAGTACCCAGTAAAAGAGGGCCGGAAGCCTTGCGTTTGATTTTAGACGATTTTGATGCGCATGGTAATGGACTTGCTTTCGCAGATTACTACGCGGAAAAGGGCGAACATTATTTCTACGATTTTTTAAAACCTTTGACCGACGTCGACAATCTAACCCCTGAAGATTTTATCGATTGGGGAAATACCGAAAAATATAAAAAAGAGATCGGTATCGGGGAATGCGCCGGGGTGGTCATCGACCTGATTGCCACCTTGCTGTTCGAAAGTGAGGAGAAAATACAGCTTGCGGAAGAAATGTCGACCGAGGGAAAATGGGCGGCGAGTATTTACCATTCCTATGCCTCGATGGTCAATTCGGCCAAGGCGTTGTTGACGGCCGAAAAGACCAAGACGAATACCCATGCAAGCATTATCAAGGATTTCGATGAAAAATTTATTGCCTCGGGGAGAATTTCTCTAACAGGAACCTTCGACGATCTGGTACTGCAATTGAATAAAAATGAGCCTACGGAGAAATTTGCAAAAAGCTATTTAAACGACGCGAAAGTATTTTTGAAATCCGCTGAAACGTTTAGAAAGCAAGAACTGGTTGAAGTATGA
- a CDS encoding NAD(P)/FAD-dependent oxidoreductase, whose product MIQTDILIIGAGPTGLFTVFEAGLLKLKCHLIDALPQPGGQCSEIYPKKPIYDIPAFPEILAGDLVDNLMQQIKPFEPGFTMGERAETLDKQDDGSYIVTTNKGTKHQAPVVVIAGGLGSFEPRKPPIENILDFEDKGVAYMIKDPEVHRDKKVVIAGGGDSALDWAIFLADVAAEVSLVHRRNEFRGALDSVEKASELAKLGKIKLFTEAEVRKLYGDEHLEAVVIKYNDSAKGETYLEVDNFIPLFGLSPKLGPIGDWGLDIAKNAIKVNNAKDYQTNIPGVFAIGDVNTYEGKLKLILSGFHEAAVMCQYAYQIINPGKRYVMKYTTVGGVEGFDGTKKEAKKEVVQSIA is encoded by the coding sequence ATGATACAAACAGACATCTTAATCATAGGCGCAGGCCCAACAGGATTATTCACGGTTTTTGAAGCGGGGCTCTTAAAGCTGAAATGTCATTTAATCGATGCCCTACCACAGCCGGGCGGACAGTGTTCTGAAATCTATCCGAAGAAACCGATATATGATATTCCGGCATTTCCCGAAATATTGGCGGGTGACCTGGTCGATAACCTGATGCAACAAATCAAACCTTTCGAACCAGGATTTACCATGGGCGAGCGAGCGGAAACTTTGGATAAGCAAGATGACGGCTCCTATATCGTTACAACGAACAAAGGCACCAAGCATCAGGCACCCGTAGTGGTCATCGCTGGGGGACTAGGTTCTTTTGAGCCTAGAAAACCGCCTATCGAAAATATTCTGGATTTTGAGGATAAAGGCGTGGCGTATATGATAAAAGACCCGGAAGTCCATCGGGATAAAAAGGTGGTCATCGCGGGAGGTGGAGACTCCGCTCTCGATTGGGCGATTTTCCTAGCTGATGTGGCTGCCGAGGTTTCTTTGGTACACCGAAGAAATGAATTCCGTGGTGCTTTGGATTCTGTGGAAAAAGCATCGGAACTGGCCAAGTTGGGGAAAATAAAACTGTTTACCGAGGCCGAAGTCCGAAAGCTGTATGGCGACGAACATTTAGAAGCCGTGGTCATCAAGTACAACGACTCCGCAAAGGGCGAAACCTATTTGGAAGTAGACAACTTTATTCCCTTGTTCGGTCTTTCCCCAAAATTGGGTCCGATCGGGGACTGGGGCCTCGATATCGCCAAAAACGCGATAAAGGTCAACAACGCCAAGGATTACCAAACGAATATTCCCGGTGTTTTTGCGATTGGCGATGTCAATACCTATGAAGGAAAATTAAAGCTGATCCTTTCCGGTTTTCACGAGGCCGCCGTCATGTGCCAATACGCCTACCAAATCATCAACCCAGGAAAACGATATGTCATGAAATATACCACTGTAGGTGGTGTGGAAGGTTTTGATGGCACTAAAAAAGAAGCAAAAAAAGAAGTGGTTCAAAGTATTGCTTAA
- a CDS encoding DUF2061 domain-containing protein yields the protein MILDQVLQRKEASKKRFSEDRSSEKPIRSVAKAVSWRVIGTMDTLVISFILTGEVVLAASIASIDFVTKMFLYFFHERIWNKISWGK from the coding sequence ATGATTTTAGACCAGGTATTACAGCGGAAGGAAGCATCGAAAAAGCGATTTTCCGAAGATCGCAGTTCCGAGAAACCGATTCGAAGCGTTGCCAAGGCGGTAAGCTGGAGGGTCATCGGCACCATGGATACTTTGGTCATATCTTTTATCCTGACTGGGGAAGTAGTTTTAGCGGCCTCGATTGCCTCTATCGACTTCGTAACTAAAATGTTCCTCTACTTTTTTCATGAACGTATTTGGAACAAAATCAGTTGGGGAAAATAA
- a CDS encoding DUF2306 domain-containing protein: MLFTTVGIVHLSASIVALLSGSLVLRNPKGTNLHKKIGYVYSVTMSILLVTAFMIYRLHGSFGILHWFAVISSLTLLAGIVPILLKRPNNYMGLHLSFMYWSVIGLYCAFFAEILTRLPFFFDFGHDITVIFYMLVGVATAIVGGLGSIFFRKYKEKWIALGESFEK, from the coding sequence ATGTTATTTACCACCGTCGGAATCGTACACTTATCCGCTTCAATTGTTGCGCTACTCTCGGGATCATTGGTGTTGAGAAATCCCAAAGGCACCAATCTTCATAAGAAAATAGGCTATGTATATTCCGTGACGATGAGCATACTTTTGGTAACTGCTTTTATGATATACCGTTTGCATGGCAGTTTTGGCATTCTCCACTGGTTCGCCGTGATCAGTAGCCTAACCCTTTTGGCAGGAATCGTTCCTATACTTTTAAAAAGGCCGAACAACTACATGGGGCTTCATTTAAGTTTTATGTATTGGAGTGTTATCGGTCTGTACTGTGCTTTTTTTGCCGAAATATTAACCCGACTACCATTTTTCTTTGATTTTGGACATGATATTACGGTTATATTTTATATGCTTGTTGGGGTCGCTACCGCAATCGTAGGAGGCCTCGGTTCCATATTCTTTAGAAAGTATAAAGAGAAGTGGATTGCTCTTGGCGAAAGTTTTGAAAAATAG
- the cysD gene encoding sulfate adenylyltransferase subunit CysD: MNNDTSHINPLENEAIYIFREVAAQFEKPVLLFSGGKDSITLVRLAQKAFWPAKIPFPLMHIDTGHNFPETIAFRDRLVEELGLELIVRNVQDSIDQGKVKEESGKYSSRNSLQTTTLLDAIEEFKFDACIGGARRDEEKARAKERIFSVRDDFGQWDEKSQRPELFDMLNGQIELGQNVRVFPISNWTELDVWSYIEKEKIEIPSIYFAHKRKVFLRDGLIWSHSDYVFQEEDEEVLERMVRFRTVGDMSCTAAVFSEARDIESVVQEIRDSTISERGARIDDKRSEAAMEKRKQQGYF, from the coding sequence ATGAACAACGATACCTCGCATATTAATCCTTTGGAAAACGAAGCCATTTATATCTTTCGGGAAGTGGCGGCGCAATTCGAAAAGCCGGTGTTGCTTTTTTCGGGAGGAAAAGATTCGATTACCCTAGTGCGTTTGGCGCAAAAAGCTTTTTGGCCGGCGAAGATTCCGTTTCCCTTAATGCATATCGATACTGGGCACAATTTTCCGGAAACGATAGCCTTCCGGGACAGATTGGTCGAAGAATTGGGATTAGAGCTCATTGTTCGCAATGTGCAGGATTCCATTGATCAAGGAAAGGTAAAGGAGGAATCGGGAAAATATTCCAGTCGAAACTCCCTGCAAACTACAACGCTTTTAGATGCCATCGAAGAATTCAAGTTTGATGCCTGTATCGGTGGCGCCCGTAGGGATGAAGAAAAAGCAAGGGCCAAGGAACGTATTTTTTCCGTTCGCGATGACTTTGGGCAATGGGACGAGAAAAGTCAACGCCCCGAATTGTTCGATATGTTGAACGGTCAAATCGAATTGGGACAAAATGTACGTGTTTTTCCGATTTCCAATTGGACGGAACTGGACGTTTGGTCCTACATCGAAAAGGAAAAAATCGAGATTCCATCCATTTATTTTGCGCACAAACGCAAGGTGTTTTTAAGGGACGGTCTGATCTGGTCTCATTCCGATTATGTTTTCCAGGAAGAGGATGAAGAAGTTCTGGAGCGAATGGTACGGTTTAGAACGGTAGGCGATATGAGCTGTACGGCGGCGGTATTTTCGGAAGCGCGGGATATCGAATCGGTAGTACAGGAGATACGCGACTCGACCATCTCGGAACGAGGTGCCCGTATCGACGACAAACGTTCCGAAGCGGCCATGGAAAAACGAAAGCAACAAGGATACTTTTAA
- a CDS encoding RrF2 family transcriptional regulator, which produces MLSKKTKYGLKALTFLAAQKGKSPVQIAEIAKQENISQKFLESILLSLRKTGILGSKKGKGGGYYLIKDPNEIMMTDVMRILEGPIAMVSCVSLNFYEKCEDCPDEAACSVHQLMLMVRDSALEVYRNNTLADLIK; this is translated from the coding sequence ATGCTCTCCAAAAAAACGAAATATGGCTTAAAGGCATTGACTTTTCTAGCTGCCCAAAAAGGTAAAAGTCCGGTACAAATAGCCGAGATCGCCAAGCAAGAGAATATCTCACAGAAATTCTTGGAAAGTATTTTACTGTCCCTCCGAAAAACCGGGATTCTAGGCTCTAAAAAGGGAAAGGGTGGAGGATACTATCTGATCAAGGACCCTAATGAAATTATGATGACCGACGTGATGCGCATACTTGAAGGACCCATAGCCATGGTATCCTGTGTAAGTCTTAACTTTTATGAAAAATGTGAGGACTGTCCCGATGAAGCCGCTTGTTCGGTACATCAACTCATGTTGATGGTACGGGATAGTGCGTTGGAAGTGTACCGCAACAATACCCTTGCTGATTTGATCAAATAA
- a CDS encoding phosphoadenosine phosphosulfate reductase family protein, with translation MAFTAHQIEKLNTHFRGIPPVEIISWAILNAKNPIATTNFRPYEVAILSAIVEVKEDIPIIWCDTGYNTPNTYKHAEELIAQLNLNIDLYVPKQTTSHRDAVMGIPNVEDPRHAEFTEQVKLEPFRRAMAAHRPDVWFTNLRKGQTAHRNSLDILSLSKDGVLKVSPFYHWSDTELDAYLSKRALPNEHHYFDPTKVLENRECGLHT, from the coding sequence ATGGCATTTACAGCACATCAAATCGAAAAGCTTAATACCCATTTTAGGGGCATACCACCCGTGGAAATTATTTCATGGGCTATTTTGAACGCCAAAAATCCGATAGCAACCACAAATTTCAGGCCCTACGAAGTAGCGATTTTAAGTGCCATTGTCGAGGTGAAGGAGGATATTCCCATAATCTGGTGCGATACCGGTTACAATACGCCGAATACCTATAAGCACGCCGAAGAACTGATTGCACAACTTAATTTGAATATCGATTTGTATGTGCCAAAACAGACTACTTCGCACCGTGATGCGGTTATGGGTATCCCGAATGTTGAAGACCCAAGGCATGCAGAATTTACCGAACAGGTAAAATTGGAGCCGTTTAGAAGGGCAATGGCCGCGCACAGACCCGATGTTTGGTTTACCAATCTTCGAAAAGGTCAAACGGCCCATCGCAATAGCTTGGATATTTTAAGCCTGAGCAAAGACGGTGTATTGAAGGTTAGTCCCTTTTACCACTGGAGCGATACCGAATTGGATGCGTACCTGTCGAAAAGAGCGTTACCCAATGAGCACCATTATTTTGATCCAACGAAAGTATTGGAAAATCGCGAGTGCGGATTGCATACTTAA